One genomic segment of Alicycliphilus denitrificans K601 includes these proteins:
- the ompR gene encoding two-component system response regulator OmpR, which yields MASTTNRTDKVLVVDDDARIRDLLRRYLTQEGFEVMVAEDGKALNRILLRETVDLIVLDLMMPGEDGLSICRRLRAASDRTPIIMLTAKGEDVDRIVGLEVGADDYLGKPFNPRELLARIHAVLRRRPPQEAPGAPSGDNEVVTFGPFTFDLGTRALQKNGEELPLTTGEFAMLKALVRHPRQPLSREKLALLARGREFEPFDRSLDVQISRLRKLVEVDAAAPRYIQTVWGVGYVFVPDGTN from the coding sequence ATGGCTTCAACAACCAATCGCACCGACAAGGTCCTCGTGGTGGACGACGATGCGCGCATCCGCGACCTGCTGCGCCGCTACCTCACACAGGAAGGCTTCGAAGTCATGGTGGCGGAAGACGGCAAGGCGCTCAACCGCATCCTGCTGCGCGAGACCGTGGACCTGATCGTGCTCGACCTGATGATGCCCGGCGAGGACGGCCTGTCGATCTGCCGCCGCCTGCGCGCGGCCAGCGACCGCACGCCCATCATCATGCTCACCGCCAAGGGCGAGGACGTGGACCGCATCGTGGGCCTGGAGGTGGGCGCAGACGACTACCTGGGCAAGCCCTTCAACCCGCGCGAGCTGCTGGCGCGCATACACGCCGTGCTGCGCCGCCGCCCGCCGCAGGAGGCGCCGGGCGCCCCCTCGGGCGACAACGAGGTCGTGACCTTCGGCCCCTTCACCTTCGACCTGGGCACGCGCGCGCTGCAGAAGAACGGCGAGGAGCTGCCGCTGACCACGGGCGAGTTCGCCATGCTCAAGGCCCTGGTGCGCCACCCGCGCCAGCCGCTGTCGCGCGAGAAGCTCGCGCTGCTGGCGCGCGGGCGCGAATTCGAGCCCTTCGACCGCAGCCTGGACGTGCAGATCTCGCGCCTGCGCAAGCTCGTGGAGGTGGATGCCGCCGCGCCGCGCTACATCCAGACCGTCTGGGGCGTGGGCTACGTGTTCGTACCGGACGGCACGAACTGA
- a CDS encoding SIMPL domain-containing protein (The SIMPL domain is named for its presence in mouse protein SIMPL (signalling molecule that associates with mouse pelle-like kinase). Bacterial member BP26, from Brucella, was shown to assemble into a channel-like structure, while YggE from E. coli has been associated with resistance to oxidative stress.) codes for MKEDMKNAFKVIASSALLVGATAVFAQNGPVAVLQNVLQLSASGTVEVQQDLLVLTLAATKEAPEAAIVQAQLQQVLDAALAEARRAAQPQQMDVRTGAFGMYPRHGKDGKIAGWQGRAELVLQGRDFARITGTAGRIQGMTISQIAFDLSREARAKVEGEAQAKAIEAFKARAAELARGFGFAGYTLREVAVHSNEMAPGPRPRIMAMEAKAASLAADAPVPVEAGKAQVAVTISGSVQLR; via the coding sequence ATGAAAGAGGATATGAAGAATGCTTTTAAAGTCATAGCTTCCAGCGCTTTATTGGTGGGCGCTACAGCCGTTTTTGCTCAAAACGGACCGGTAGCGGTGCTGCAGAACGTGTTGCAGCTGTCGGCCTCCGGGACGGTCGAGGTACAGCAGGACCTGCTGGTCCTGACGCTGGCCGCCACGAAGGAAGCGCCGGAGGCGGCCATCGTGCAGGCCCAGCTGCAGCAGGTGCTGGATGCTGCGCTCGCCGAGGCGCGTCGCGCCGCGCAGCCGCAGCAGATGGACGTGCGCACGGGCGCCTTCGGCATGTACCCGCGCCATGGCAAGGACGGCAAGATCGCCGGCTGGCAGGGACGCGCGGAACTGGTGCTGCAGGGGCGCGACTTCGCGCGCATCACGGGCACGGCCGGAAGGATCCAGGGCATGACGATCAGCCAGATCGCCTTCGACCTCTCGCGCGAGGCGCGCGCCAAGGTCGAAGGCGAGGCGCAGGCCAAGGCCATCGAGGCCTTCAAGGCGCGCGCCGCGGAGCTGGCGCGCGGCTTCGGCTTCGCCGGCTACACCCTGCGCGAGGTGGCCGTGCACAGCAACGAGATGGCGCCCGGCCCGCGCCCGCGCATCATGGCCATGGAGGCCAAGGCCGCGTCCCTGGCCGCCGATGCGCCGGTGCCGGTCGAGGCCGGCAAGGCCCAGGTGGCGGTGACCATCTCGGGCTCGGTGCAGTTGCGGTGA
- a CDS encoding sensor histidine kinase translates to MNATQDMPTDATSPAPLEASASRRPQRSRVGLNLFWRTFFLLALLLVGCILAWVQTLRALEFEPRTLQTAQQIASMVNLSRAALVHSDAIARVSLLKTMADQEGVRILPREPKDKFELLPPSALGLRLTEELTQRLGPGTIVASSVNGENGLWVGFTINGDPNWLLMDRSRLSAAGGKTWLIWLTIVGALSLAGAAIIARLINRPLKQLSDAANRVRDGDFAAGQLDEEAVTSEIREVNIGFNRMAQKLAKLEQDRAVMLAGISHDLRTPLARLRLETEMSVTDEVAREHMVADIVQLDATIDKFLDYARPDTVALSPVNLHGVVSSCVYAVQDHRELQITMNVPEDLMAMADEVELARVISNLLENARRYGKNRETGITTVDIAAKAREKWVLIKLRDHGPGAPPEQLANLTKPFFRGDSARTAAAGAGLGLSIVDKTVQRMGGIFALANSASGGLVAHIQLQRATDLPEGQDPQQRLQRPQVKRHLPPRSGAPAPQQKQ, encoded by the coding sequence ATGAACGCCACCCAAGACATGCCCACGGACGCCACCAGCCCGGCGCCGCTGGAGGCCTCGGCCAGCCGCCGGCCTCAGCGTTCGCGCGTGGGGCTGAACCTGTTCTGGCGCACCTTCTTCCTGCTGGCGCTGCTGCTGGTGGGCTGCATCCTGGCCTGGGTGCAGACGCTGCGCGCGCTGGAGTTCGAGCCGCGCACGCTGCAGACGGCGCAGCAGATTGCCTCCATGGTCAACCTGAGCCGCGCGGCGCTCGTGCACTCCGACGCCATCGCCCGCGTGTCCCTGCTCAAGACCATGGCGGACCAGGAGGGCGTGCGCATCCTGCCGCGCGAGCCCAAGGACAAGTTCGAGCTGCTCCCGCCCTCGGCCCTGGGCCTGCGCCTGACCGAGGAACTCACGCAGCGGCTGGGGCCGGGCACCATCGTGGCCAGCAGCGTCAATGGCGAGAACGGCCTGTGGGTGGGCTTCACCATCAACGGCGACCCAAACTGGCTGCTCATGGACCGCTCGCGCCTGTCCGCGGCCGGCGGCAAGACCTGGCTCATCTGGCTCACCATCGTGGGCGCGCTGTCGCTGGCGGGCGCCGCCATCATCGCGCGGCTCATCAACCGCCCGCTCAAGCAGCTCAGCGACGCCGCCAACCGCGTGCGCGACGGCGACTTCGCCGCCGGCCAGCTCGACGAGGAGGCCGTGACCAGCGAGATCCGCGAGGTGAACATCGGCTTCAACCGCATGGCGCAGAAACTCGCCAAGCTGGAGCAGGACCGCGCCGTGATGCTGGCCGGCATCTCGCACGACCTGCGCACGCCCCTGGCGCGCCTGCGCCTGGAGACCGAGATGAGCGTGACCGACGAGGTGGCGCGCGAGCACATGGTGGCCGACATCGTGCAGCTCGACGCCACCATCGACAAGTTCCTCGACTACGCGCGCCCCGACACCGTGGCGCTCAGCCCCGTCAACCTGCATGGCGTGGTGTCCTCCTGCGTGTACGCGGTGCAGGACCACCGAGAACTGCAGATCACCATGAACGTGCCCGAGGACCTGATGGCGATGGCGGACGAGGTGGAGCTGGCGCGCGTGATCTCCAACCTGCTGGAGAACGCGCGCCGCTACGGCAAGAACCGCGAGACCGGCATCACCACCGTGGACATCGCCGCCAAGGCGCGCGAGAAATGGGTGCTGATCAAGCTGCGCGACCACGGCCCCGGCGCGCCGCCGGAGCAGCTGGCCAACCTGACCAAGCCGTTCTTCCGCGGCGACTCGGCGCGCACGGCGGCCGCGGGCGCGGGCCTGGGCCTGTCCATCGTGGACAAGACCGTGCAGCGCATGGGCGGCATCTTCGCGCTGGCGAACTCGGCCTCGGGCGGGCTCGTCGCCCATATCCAGCTGCAGCGCGCCACCGACCTGCCCGAGGGGCAGGACCCGCAGCAGCGCCTGCAGCGCCCGCAGGTCAAGCGCCACCTGCCGCCCCGCAGTGGCGCACCCGCGCCGCAGCAAAAACAATAG
- the ispD gene encoding 2-C-methyl-D-erythritol 4-phosphate cytidylyltransferase encodes MSDLPPAFNPVRHVPGRFWALVPCAGTGTRAVRVQPGAAAVLPKQYQVVAGHPMVLHTLAAFAGVARLAGTLVAVAPGDAFFDGHAHPAFFAVPCGGATRADTVLGGIKALQARGASDDDWVLVHDAARCLVTTAQIDALIDACQHDSVGGLLAHKLADTLKTATDGPGGVRVASTVDRSDKWLAQTPQMFRIGALRRALEHVGAAATDEASAMEAMGLRPRLVPGGAQNFKVTYPDDFALAEAVLAQRMHGATLERFGGARGAAASEPVQTFFSSTTPRQR; translated from the coding sequence ATGAGCGACCTGCCTCCCGCCTTCAACCCCGTTCGCCATGTGCCCGGGCGGTTCTGGGCCCTGGTGCCCTGCGCGGGCACGGGCACGCGCGCCGTGCGCGTGCAGCCGGGCGCCGCGGCCGTCCTGCCCAAGCAGTACCAGGTGGTGGCGGGCCACCCTATGGTGCTGCACACGCTGGCGGCCTTTGCCGGGGTGGCAAGGCTCGCGGGCACGCTGGTGGCCGTGGCGCCGGGCGATGCCTTCTTCGACGGCCATGCGCACCCCGCCTTCTTCGCCGTGCCCTGCGGCGGCGCCACGCGGGCCGATACGGTGCTGGGCGGCATCAAGGCCCTGCAGGCGCGCGGCGCATCGGACGACGACTGGGTGCTGGTGCACGACGCGGCGCGCTGCCTGGTGACCACGGCACAGATCGACGCGCTGATCGACGCCTGCCAGCACGACAGCGTGGGCGGGCTGCTCGCGCACAAGTTGGCCGACACGCTCAAGACCGCCACCGACGGGCCCGGCGGCGTGCGCGTCGCCTCCACCGTGGACCGCAGCGACAAGTGGCTCGCGCAGACGCCGCAGATGTTCCGCATCGGCGCACTGCGCCGCGCGCTGGAGCACGTGGGCGCGGCCGCCACCGACGAGGCCAGCGCCATGGAGGCCATGGGCCTGCGCCCGCGCCTGGTGCCCGGCGGCGCGCAGAACTTCAAGGTCACCTATCCGGACGACTTCGCCCTTGCCGAGGCCGTGCTGGCCCAGCGCATGCACGGCGCCACGCTGGAGCGCTTCGGCGGCGCGCGCGGCGCGGCGGCCAGCGAGCCGGTACAGACTTTTTTCTCATCCACGACACCGCGCCAGCGGTGA
- the ispF gene encoding 2-C-methyl-D-erythritol 2,4-cyclodiphosphate synthase — protein MDFRIGEGWDVHALVPGRRLVIGGVDIPHTMGLLGHSDADVLLHAITDALLGAAALGDIGSHFPDTDARFRGADSVVLLTEAARRVRDKGYAIGNVDSTVVAQAPRLAAHIPAMRERIAGALSLQGGQVNVKAKTAERLGPVGQGLAIEARAAVLLFKE, from the coding sequence ATGGATTTCAGGATTGGCGAGGGTTGGGACGTGCATGCGCTGGTACCCGGGCGGCGCCTGGTCATCGGCGGCGTGGACATTCCCCACACCATGGGACTGCTGGGCCACTCGGATGCCGACGTGCTGCTGCACGCCATCACCGACGCGCTGCTGGGCGCGGCGGCGCTGGGCGACATCGGCAGCCATTTCCCCGACACCGATGCGCGGTTCCGTGGCGCCGATTCCGTGGTGCTGCTCACCGAGGCGGCGCGCCGCGTGCGGGACAAGGGCTACGCGATCGGCAACGTCGACAGCACCGTGGTGGCGCAGGCGCCGCGCCTGGCGGCCCACATACCGGCCATGCGCGAGCGCATTGCCGGCGCTTTAAGCCTGCAGGGCGGCCAGGTGAACGTGAAGGCCAAGACGGCCGAGCGCCTGGGCCCCGTGGGGCAGGGCCTGGCCATCGAGGCGCGCGCCGCCGTGCTGCTATTCAAAGAATAG